Genomic window (Vulpes lagopus strain Blue_001 chromosome 6, ASM1834538v1, whole genome shotgun sequence):
cTATACCATTTTTACACTCATTATGgcaaaaaaatcttcaaaagtaATGGTGCCAATTCCTTCTTTGTCGATTTCagctatcatttttttaatttcttctttctttggttcAAATCCTAAGGCTTGCATTGCAATCTGAAATAGGAAGCAAATAAATTATACTATGCCACAGTCTCATTCCTAGTTTTTAAATTACCTCTTAATGactagattttctcttttttttactatGGACTATGCATAAACCTAGAAAGTCAGGTCAGCAGGCCTAGGTAGGTTCCAATCCTACTATGCCATAGGATATGTCACTGTCAgatcttgtgttttgttttactcATTCATAAAACAAGAGTAAAATGCGTAACGTGATACTATTTTGTTAGTATGGGGTAGGTGTATACACTGAAGGTGTAGGTATCCACACTGAGGAGATTTTATACTAAGCTTTTAGAAGGCTGCTGTTAAAGATTGAAAAATTGGCACAAATAAGTAATGGTTTTTACAATGTTTTAGAATTAGAAGTAATTTCAAACCTTCAATTCTTTCACATCTATGGTTCCAGACCCATCAACATCGAATAAATCAAAGGCCTCTTTAATTTCTTGCTTTTGGGTTTCATTCGATTCAAGTTTTGCTGCTCTTTTCTTCCATTGGTCTGAACCTATGCAATAGTTGGATGCCTGTAATAAACACGCATGTGCATGAACAACTGGAAAAGTTACCAGAACCAGAATAATCAATGATAAATAAGCATACTCAAGAACCCTATTCCCTACTACACAATGACCATCAGcaatttcctcctttcccctttgctAACATTTGTACTTTTAGTTATTAATATCTTGGTGGAAAGCCTGGTTCTTTTTACCACTCAAGTTTTTCCTTCAACAAACAAGTGCCTTTGaaagaagaggcaaaaaaaaaaaaaaaaagaagaagaagaagaagaggcaaAGGCACGCATGCTTAACAGTAGATCTTAAGTTCCAATACGACTGGCCTTACTTGGTATATTTGAAAAGCAGTGCCTAAGGCATCCCTTTTATCTAGGCCTCTATGTCTcataataaaatttgtttcttttgtgggATATGCTTGACCGAAACATAATATCCTTTCCCATCTTTTAGCATACTTTTCTATATTGCAGAAgctgagaaatggggaaaaaaaaaaaaaaaaaaaaaaaaaacacctacatTTTCCGGGTGAAAAACTATTCCAGGGATCTGAGTAAGAATAAATGTTGGGCTAATTATCAGTATCCAGGGGTATGGTGGAGGTCATCTTGCTGCTTTGTGCCAATCCCCGCTGACAAGCAAGGTCAAAGAGTTGCTTCTGGGGTGTTGCTGCAGCCTTATTTCGGTATCTGGTCTCCAGCTTCCGGTCAGGCAGCAGTGGCAGCAGGGACGGCAGCTGGACCTCGCGTTCCTGGGCACCTAGCCTCGGGTTCCACGTGGATTAAGGGTTCCTCGTGGCAGCGGTGGATTCTCTGGCCTCGGATTGCAAATACACCGGTGTGATCTCCAACTTAACAGCTCCAGCCTTTAGGACCTTTACCTTCCCAAGAGGGGAGGGCGGAGCTACCCTGGCCGGTCACTTTCTCCGAGTTCAGGACCTCTTTTGTAGAGGTCTAGACCCTCcaacagtttctttttaaagatttatttacttaagagagaggccgagggagagcaggccccctgcagggagccccaggcgggactcgatcctgtatctccaggatcacactctgggccgaaggcggcgctaaaccgctagagccaccctggctgccccttcCAACAGCTTCTAAGCCTCTTATTCTCCGTCCTCAATTCCTTTCTGTTTCCATCACGGAACCTATCGCAGAGCGCGGTTATCAGCTGCTGGTGGGGTCGACCAGGGAAGAAGGAACTGGAGCCCCGCCCTGGCGTGTCCCCCAGAGCCAGGGGCAACGTGCTTCCCCTGGGCCACAAGAGGAGGCGCCACTAAATGACACTCGAGGATCAGGTGCATAAACCAAACAAAATTCCTCCCCTGCTCCGAGGTGACACTTCAACCCGGGCCCCGGCCCAGCAAGGGCTTACCGGCTTCGCACTCACCATGTCACCAAGCGGTGCCCTTTGCCGGGACCTCCCGGTCTCAGCCGCCAGCCGCGCAGCCCTGCTGCAGTCTTCCCGGCTCAGCAACCGTTGCTAAGGCCGCTCTCGCCCTGCTCTCCAGAAGCCCCGCCCACCAGATTTGCCTACAGTCATTCCACCCAATGGAAAGAAAGCAGGGCCCTTGAGGCCCGCCCCCTCTCTCTACTCTCTACCAATAGAGTAGCGCTCTGCTTTTCCGAGCCGACCGTGGAGCAGAACTCTCCCTCCGGGTAATCTTAGAGACCTGCCCCACGCCGCCGGCCGCCCGCTCGCTCCGCCTCGCACATGCGCAGAGAGGGGGGCGTCCTCGGCCCGGTGCCTCGGCGCCCCGGTGCCCGCGGGAACGCCGCCGCCCGAGGCGGGCAAGCGGGGAtctggagcctcgcgtggggacGGAGAGAAGAGCGAGGTTAGTCGCGAGGTACTTAGTGCGGgcgcggagagcccgtttgcttTGTTGCCCTCTTCGAGCCCCgggagaaaagaatgagaacCGGGGCCTGGCGGGCGGGGTAAACTGATCCAGTCTTGGCTTAACGACCCTGCTGGGGTTATCGGAGGTGGCGGGGACTGAGCTTCCCCAGGGCCGCTAGATAGTTTTTGGCCTCCTCCGTGCCAGGGGCTTGGCCTGTAGTGTTTCGGTCTTGCCCGGGTCGGAGGGATGCGGCGCGGCAGCCGCAGGGGTGgaagggggcgggcgggggcgggggcgggccgggcgggctgGTGCTGGGCcgcgcctcgcctcgcctcgccgcGCTGCAGCACTTGCTGGCCGGTAGGACTTTGGCTCCAACCGAAATCACGATCAGacacctccccctctcccccaggcccACCCTCGGCCATGCCTGTGGCTGAATGAATGAGGTTCGGCGGCTTTCCGGGCCTGGTATCCAGCAGAGATCACAGTCGTGGGCCAGACGCAGCCTCATGATCCTGCCGGCCAGCCCCTAACTGCTGCAGCTCCAAGCAGACTCTTGTCCACGGGGCCGGACTTGTCGGTTTGTCCAGTCGTGAATCCGGTCAGAGACCAGCTAAAGGGTGGGAGAGAATGAGGTGGACCTCTGACTTCCCGGTAGAAATGACGAGGAGATAGCTCCTCGGACCTGCAACTCTGTTCCTTACGCATCAGGGCTCTGCATCGGGGCTCTCCTTACGCCTCCTGCAGTGCCTTCTGCAAAGTAGTTTATTTTCCAGGAATCATACTGGATTCTGCAGCAGTGGATTGATGAGGAACATTAATTTTTGCCTAgctggttttttttccccctcccctttctcccacTTAACCCCCTGCAGGTAGGGCAGGTAAAATGTGCAAAGTACATTCTTGAAGCAGCCTCCCAAATCACCATTCTATTGTAATATGTAGAAACACGGCACATTCTCCAAAACCATCATCCTGTCTGCTTCACCTTCTATCCCAGTTACCCAGGCTTTGTAATCATAGATAAACAACACGTTAGGATTCTGGAAAACTGATAAGATTATTctgttagattttttaaaaatatttattatttatttatttatatatttatgatagagagagagagagagagagagagagagacgcagagacacaggcagagggagaagcaggctccatgcagggagccgacgcgggactcgatcccgggactccaggatcgcaccctgggccaaaagcaggcgctaaactgctgagccacccagggatcacctatTCTAATattagaagtgattttttttatatataaagttgcAGTGGAAATTAAAATTACACAAGTTCAAGATATTTTGTGAGTTAAGTAAAGTGTTCATTCGCTTGATTATAATATAGTAGACCCTTGCTTGAACAACAAGGATTTGAACTGTGTGGGCCTATATATATGTGGATTTGGGGGGCGGGCGGGATTTGccacaatttgaaaaaaactACCAGTTGAACCTTGTAGAGGTACTACAAGATACTAGAGATATTATTAAGACACTagagatactgaaaaaaaattaagaaaaatattattgtaagaatacagtatataatacatatataaaatatgtgataatTGACTACTAATagtattggtaaggcttccaaaCAATTGTAGGCTATTGGTAGTTAGGGTTTGGGGGAGTCAAGAGTTATGTTTGGATTTTCACTCCTGCAGTGGTTGGGCCCCCTAGAAGGGTTAACTGTGTATTGATTTTTCAGCCATAATCTCACTGGGAAAGTTGCTCTTGATCAGTTTTAAGGACATTTACTTCATCTTTACTACTAATATTAAGGGGACTTCTGAGACCCAGAAATGAATAGTGACCAAATATATAGAATCAAATTCTAACCTAGATCAAGTTTAATCTCATGGCAGTTCAAAGGCTGAGTAATATGTTAACCTGCTTTGATATCTCTCTATGGTTTAGGGTCTTATATTTAGGAAGTTAACTTctagtaaaaatgatttttttgatgATAGGCTCAGATTGCAATTTCTAGTTCTTAGGTAAGAAATACTTAGTCTTGAAAAATAGCCGTTACTAATCTAATTGTATTATAAAACATtagtaatagtaatgataataattagtctaggaaaatataaaatccattGGCACTCTTAAATCTACTAAATTTACCTACTGCTTTTCACATGTCCTATACTGTGTCAGCTATTGAGTTTGAAAGGAACTGAGTGTTGagtataaagatgaataaaagcaAGGAACCCACAGATTAgtgggagagaaagggacagacaTAGATACAGAGTTTTAAATTCAGGATGCTAAATGCTTTAGTATGTGTGTGTAGAAAGTGACTGAGCCCAGGAAGGAGGCTGGACTTCCTGGGGCATTGGACAAGATTGTATCAAAAATGTGGCATTTGCCTTGGGTCATGAAAGATATATAGCATTTGCCAAGATGAAGAAAGGGTGGGATATTCAAATCTGAATATAGCAtgtgtgaaaatgaaaataaatgttctagTGAGGCAAGATCTTAGGATTCATAAGGAAAGGTGGAAAATGAGTCATAAATTATACTGAGGTCCGATTATAGGACACCTATTGTCAAACTAAgtagtaaagattttattttctaagataaaTAGATGTTTTTAGACAATGGAATGCTTTAATTAGGTTTATGCTTTGCAAAGATAATTCTGACAACCATGTGAAGGAGGAACCATCTTGGAAGCAATTAAAGGTCTcacctagggacgcctgggtggtcagtggttgagcgtctgcctttggctcagggcgtgatccctgggtcctgggatcgagtcccacgtcgggctccctgcatggagcctgctcctccctctgcctgtgtctctacctctctctatgtctcatgaataaataaatcaatcttaaaaataaaataaaatctttaaataaagtaaaataaagggtCTCACCTAAGGCAGTGCCAAATAGGAATCACATAACCTCTAAAGGtgattgaaatttaaatttgtgGAGAATAATACTGATAGCATCTGTTTGATCTTGTCATTTCTGTACCTAAAGGTAAGATAGCAAATATGGTGaatgccattcattcatttgctcaccaaatatttattgagtgtcagCCGTGTGTCAGACAATATTCTTGGTATGTGGGATATCTCAGtgactaaaaatatttcaataagttTCTAGTTTCCAGAACATGTAAAGAAATCTCACAATTCAACAACAGGAAGACAACCCagttttaaaatgggcaaaagatttgaatagatactTCTCAAAGAAGGTATTACAAATGGCCAAccagtacatgaaaagatgcttaacatcattagttgtagagaaaaacaaatcaaaaccacaatgaaatatcacttcatatCCACTGAAATGtctattattgaaaaaaaaaataaaacgaaaaaCCAGAAGATATGTATTGGTGAACATATTGGGTTGAATAGTgttccctccaaaattcatgtccacacgaaatctcagaatgtgattttatttggaaattgggtCTTTATAGAAGTAgatagttaagatgaggtcatacctGATTAGGATTGGCCCTAAGTACAATTAatggtgtccttttaagaaagCCATATGAAAGAAAAGCAGATATTGAAGTTTTGTTACCTTCAAGAGCCAGCTAGAAGCTGGAAGAGCCTTTTCTAGAGCCTTCAAAAGGATCACGGCCCTGCAAAccccttgatttcagacttctggactCTAGAACTCTGAgagaataaatatgtattgttttaagccactcagtttttGGTAATATTgtatagcagccctaggaaatcaATACaacaagaatatggagaaattgaaaccctcatcatatattgctggtgggaaagtaaaatgatTTAGCTGCTATGGAAGACAgttggcagttcctcagaaagttaaacataaaatgacCATGTGACCACTCCTAGgtgtatacccaaaagaattgggGACAGATACTCAAAcacacttgtacacaaatgttcatagtagcacagttcacaatagtcaaaaggtagaaacaactgaaattgtccatcaacagataaacaAGATGATACATACAATGAGAtttttctcagccataaaaaggaatgaagtactggtatataatacaatatggatgaacctcaaaatactatgctaagtgaaagaagccagacacaaaaggtcacatattgtgtgattctatttatatgatataCCCAGAATAGGTAGATTCATAGAGACATAAAAGATGAAAACCATAACAGTTTTAGAAAAAGTGTACACAGGGGTaggcaaaacttttaaaaatagaacccaAAATGTAATAACCTTTtataaacaggaagaaaaaaagataaatgaactaGGGAAGTAGATTGCCAAGCAACAATAAAGGCCATTTGAGGTTTGAAATGATACCAATgtggttgtgtttgtttttctgtttattttcagttGATGCAAGGTAAGCATGGAGTGGACAGAGTTGGATTTCATCAAGATTAGTGGCTTTGCAAGGTGAGTAGGATGGACCTAAAGAGGGATAAGGATTTTGAAAGTATATGTGCGAGGGAGTGATAATAATAATTGACAGGTAGGAATTTAAACTAGATAAGTAGAGAATTAATAAATACGGAGGTAAAAGGTGAGGGACAATGAAAACATGTAAGCAGGTAATTAAGATATGATGGGTTTCAGGATTTGAGTATTAGAGTCCTAGAGTATATTTTGGTGCTGTCTAGGCATGTGCCTAGGTGTatcaagagttttattttatagaattgaaATTTTTACAGAACATTTGAAACTGAGTTCAAGCAATTCATTATACCATTTTCTAGGCTCTATTAGCTTTTCTTCTTAGTCCTTGAAAGCTTATAGGAAGCTACTCTTGAGAAATAGTTGGGTTATAGCTTCTTCTGATCTCAGGTATCTCAGATAGTGGTGTTCCTCAGCTTCAAGGATGAATCTTGGTATTATAGACACAAATTTATCAGATGAAAATCAAAACTCTTGCTTTTTGACATTTTGGATTTAAAAGACTGTgataaaaatatcattcaaaGAATTATGAAGTCTTAGAGTTGGAAGAGAAGTTTATATTATCTACAATTTTACTTCTAGTCCATTAAGTGAGAGCTCATACCTCAAAAGATAGGTCATTTTATTATAGACAGCTTTTCAATTAAGGGGTACTTTGTTAAAAAGTTCTCTTTACTGGgctaaaatttttctcttttaagtctTATCAAGTCCATCCTCTCACCTGCATCCCTCTTCCACACTCCTTATCTAGATAACTATAGATGATTCTTAGCTGGCCTCTCTACCTCCAGTGAGGCACCCACCCAGTTCATTCTGTGTTATTAGAGTGATGATATATCCAAAAcactagtagtagtagtagtagtagtagtagtagtagtggtagtagtagtagtagtagtgataCTCAGAAGGGATTATATTCCAGGCATTGCTATAAGCACTGTACTCATTTACTCCTTATAATAACTCTATAAAGTAGATTCTGTTATagtcctcatttttcagatgtgtAAACAGGGTCGAGTAGTTAAATAACTTATGAAGTCTACACAGCTCATAAGCATTAGAGCCAAGTTCAAATCCAGACTTCTACATTCAGAGCACATGCTTTCACACTCTATATCAAGCTGTTTCTTAATGTTCCTTTCCTAAAACACTTCAGTGGTTCCCATCATAGGATCGGGTTTGATATGGCACATAATGCTCTCATGATCCAACCCCTTTTCTCTTCTAGAGCTTCATCTCCTGTTTCctactattttctttattcctgtaaaaataaactacttgtATTATCCCAATACACTGTGTTTTTTCACATATGTGTGCATTTACTCCCTCCTTCAACTTGCTAACTCTTTCAGATTATTCTTCAAGACTCATTTCAGGCATTGCCTTCTTCTGGAAACACTACCAGGTTGATTGCCTTCATGATCCACTTCCCCTACTGGATGAAGTGTTCCCTCTCCACATGGCCATACCTGTATCATAGTGTCATTATAATACTGTATCTTTCACTAACCATACTTAATGGAAACTGTATCTCCCAGAAACCCCTCAAAGGCAGGGACTAtatctaatttttcctttataaacaaTTATAATCATGAATTACACTGAATaaatttccaagtttttattttatttgcagatgatgatTCATGGTGATGGCTTGCAGGgtcataaataaaagaaggcaCATGGGACTTCAACAACTTTCATCATTTGCAGGAACAGGAAGAACTTTCCTAGGCCCAGTAAAATCATCCAAAT
Coding sequences:
- the LOC121493448 gene encoding centrin-4 produces the protein MASNYCIGSDQWKKRAAKLESNETQKQEIKEAFDLFDVDGSGTIDVKELKIAMQALGFEPKKEEIKKMIAEIDKEGIGTITFEDFFAIMSVKMSEKNEKEEILKAFKLFDDDDTGSITLSNIKRVAKELGENLTDDELQEMLDEADRDRDGEINEEEFLRMMKNTTLY